From the Rhinopithecus roxellana isolate Shanxi Qingling chromosome 5, ASM756505v1, whole genome shotgun sequence genome, the window GTACAGGAGATGTGGTCCAGTATAATGACACAATGttagaggaaaaaacaaactaaaaccaagcatactttttttttgagacgaaacggagtttcgctcttgttgcccaagctggaatgcaatggtgctatctcggctcattgcaacttccatctctctggctcaagcgattctcctgcctcagcctcccaagtagctaggattacaggcgcacgccaccgcacccggctaattttttgtacttttagcagaaatggggcttcaccgtgttagccaggctggtctcaaactcttaaccctcaggtgatcggcccgcctccgcctccccaagtgctgggattgcaggcgtgagccactgtgcctggccaaaccaAGTAAACTTAACCAAGATCCaatctattttcatttaaacagcaaacattaaaaatacaccTGGTATTTTCTAACAATTACACGAAGAATGACCAGATGCTTCCTGTTGATGGAACAGTAGAGAACTACAGACTGACAGATTCAGACTGGAGTTCACAGAAACAACTGGAAACAAACTTAGCTTCCTTTCAAAACCATTAAAGTATGGCCTTAAATTTTTACGCATTAATCAATTAGGTATAATTGTCTCCCAACCTAGAAAACCCAGAATGATTCAAAGAGACTGAGAACTCTAAGGATACGTATCTGCGAACTATTCGTTTCACCAAAGGATTCACTGCAGAACTAGTTTTCTGTAAAATCTGCACCTCCTATAGTTTTCAGCATGTTTCATCTTTAAAGATAACATTTACACACAACTATTAATACCATATGTAATGTGGAATTCACGTGTTTCTTGTGTAAATCATTATATGTACtagaattaaattttttaatcacttaagaatattttcaaatgttcctGAGTCTCCGAGATCATAGGTAGATTATGCAGTCATTATCTGTGATTTTGTTTAGGTACCTAaattccaacttttaaaaaagctGGAGCCCAGTAAAAAAAAGTATGGGAATCAATCTTATTCGTCTTGTTAAAATGTGTCTTGCATAACATCCTGATTTGACTTGTATGGTGAAAGCACGGTAAGAATgacacatttctgttttttggtttaaaaaaaaaaaagtatgagtgTACAGTGGAGTGTTCCAGAGGTTACATGGTGTGCTAACCACAACAGTGACGTAGATTTGAGAATCTTCTATTAAACCAGGCATTaaaaagatttgcaaaaatgcAAGATGTTACTCTTAACATATCATCTATGTTAACATGTCAtggattttgtttttggaaaaaaaaaaaacccgggagaaaagaaaataaagccatcTTTAGTTTCCTCAAAGTCTGACCCTGAAAATGCAAGTATCAAAGCTGATGGTTTGTACgtcagtgagaaaaaaatttaaaccaagCTGGGTGGGTCTTCACATGAGATAAACTATCTACAAGAATGTCTGACCACTAACTTCTGCATAATAAATGAGAGTGAATCTTTTAATTCTGGGATGGCAATGTACTTTACAAGGACCATTTACAGCCTACATCAAACCTTTTTCTAGATAAAAAACGTACTTCAGTAACTTGCCTGAATTGAAAGAGCAAAACAGTCCGGagagaaaacttaaaatgtttcCACATTATCAAGCCCCCTTCAGAAGTACTGTGGTCTCGGCCCCTCCTTTGAACAGATGTCCGCTCGCCACAGTCCAATCAGGTTTAAAGCAAGAGTATTTGTACTGAAAACAAGCTTCAAGTGGGAAGATACACACAAAGCAGGCCTGTATCATTCCTTTGGTTTCAGTTTTCACGATGCACCCTTGAGGCTAGGCACGCTGATTCAACACACTTGGACAGCTTCACCGAAACACACTAAATACACACTGATGAACTGTGCCCTGGCAGAGATGACCTGGCAAAATTCTCAACTTCTTCCCTGAGGCCGTGCACCCGCGGGTCTCGGCGACGAAGTCTTTCGGGCAGAAGTCCCAAGCCTTCAAAACGGCAGGCTTCTCCCACTCAGGACTCCAGTCCCCGCGGCCAAGGCTGTCGCAGCGGGGGCCCCGCGCGGGACTGGCCAGGCTCTCCCGTTAACCCTGTCTGGACCGGCCGATCCCGCCGCGGCCCGAGCGCCTCTCGGCGCCGCAGCACAGGGCGCCCAGGacccgccgcccccgccgcccgtTCCCCTCTCCGGAGAGCCCGGCGGGGCCGTCAAGCTGCCCAAACAAAGGGTACCGCGGCGCCAGAGGCCGGGCCCAGCCGCgcctgccttcctccttctcccgCCCACCGCCAACCTCCAGTCGCCCGCAGAACCTCCGCTGCCTCGGCGTGACCCCATCGCCACCCCGGGGCTGCCGCTCGGGACCGGCCCGCCGGGTAGCCGCGAGGAGGCCGCCGCACCCCAGGGCCGAGGAGGGGGCGGCGGCCGCCACCATGTCTGCCCGCCCCTCCCAGAAACGGGGTGCCCAGCGGACAAAGCGCAGCGGCGGCGCGGGCGGAGCGGGCGCCCAGGCCGACCCCGCCGACCCCCGCGGAATAAGCGGGGCCAGGAGCCCCGGAAACCCGGCGCCTTAATGCAATAAACAGGAAATCGCGGGGATGATCTGGGTTCCGGGGGAAGTGGAATTATTTTTTACCAGCGAAGAGATCAACTTCCACATCCGGTGGTAACAGGGCCCTACACAGACCCGCACTGACCTGGAAAAGCTTCGGGAGCGGCGACGGGAAGGCAGCAGGAGGTGGTGCGGCGACCCGAGGCGCCTCGTACCCGGCCGGGCTGACGCGGCCCCGCTACACACAAAGCGCTTCAGCAGCACAGGGCGCTATTTTCCGAAAATG encodes:
- the LOC115897548 gene encoding formin-like protein 3; protein product: MGSAVDIKDSRSQKGLYIQNCYHNEKNRLNSKVQFCRAPAGLGDEVFRAEVPSLQNGRLLPLRTPVPAAKAVAAGAPRGTGQALPLTLSGPADPAAARAPLGAAAQGAQDPPPPPPVPLSGEPGGAVKLPKQRVPRRQRPGPAAPAFLLLPPTANLQSPAEPPLPRRDPIATPGLPLGTGPPGSREEAAAPQGRGGGGGRHHVCPPLPETGCPADKAQRRRGRSGRPGRPRRPPRNKRGQEPRKPGALMQ